One Fusobacterium perfoetens DNA segment encodes these proteins:
- the dsdA gene encoding D-serine ammonia-lyase produces MRYRNETVEKIAGKKEFVWINPNEIDYSEYEKELPMSDDDLKDAEARLARFAPFIKKVFPETAETNGIIESPLEPIFAMQKELEEKYQVNIPGKLYLKMDSHLPVAGSIKARGGVYEVLKHAEELAMEAGMLSIDDDYSILADEKFKKFFSGFKVQVGSTGNLGLSIGITSAALGFEVIVHMSADAKQWKKDMLRSKGVTVVEYADDYGKAVEEGRKNSDADPKSYFVDDEKSMNLFLGYTVAASRMKKQLDEKGIVIDKEHPLLVYIPCGVGGAPGGVAYGLKRIFKENAYIFFVEPTLAPCMVLGMATELYENICVRDIGIYGLTHADGLAVGRASGLVSHLMDPILSGIFTLEDYKLYDYLRCLDSSEAKRIEPSSCAAFEGPVTLMKYEASKKYIEEKIGKNIENAYHICWATGGRMVPQEDMEKFLKTHLK; encoded by the coding sequence ATGAGATATAGAAATGAAACTGTAGAAAAAATAGCTGGAAAAAAAGAATTTGTATGGATAAATCCAAATGAAATAGATTATTCTGAATATGAAAAAGAATTACCAATGTCAGATGATGACTTAAAAGATGCTGAAGCACGTCTTGCAAGATTTGCTCCATTTATTAAAAAAGTTTTCCCAGAAACTGCAGAAACAAATGGAATTATAGAATCACCTTTAGAACCAATATTTGCTATGCAAAAAGAACTTGAAGAAAAATATCAAGTAAACATACCTGGAAAATTATATTTAAAAATGGATAGCCATCTTCCAGTTGCTGGATCAATAAAAGCTAGAGGAGGAGTTTACGAAGTATTAAAACATGCTGAAGAGTTAGCTATGGAAGCTGGAATGCTTTCTATCGATGATGATTATTCAATATTAGCTGATGAAAAATTTAAAAAATTCTTTTCAGGATTTAAAGTTCAAGTTGGATCAACTGGAAATTTAGGATTAAGTATAGGTATAACAAGTGCTGCTCTAGGATTTGAAGTAATAGTTCATATGTCAGCTGACGCAAAACAATGGAAAAAAGATATGTTAAGATCAAAAGGTGTTACAGTAGTAGAATATGCTGATGACTATGGAAAAGCTGTTGAAGAGGGAAGAAAAAATTCTGATGCAGATCCTAAGAGTTATTTCGTAGATGATGAAAAATCAATGAATCTTTTCTTGGGATATACAGTAGCAGCCTCAAGAATGAAAAAACAACTTGATGAAAAAGGAATTGTTATAGATAAAGAACATCCATTATTAGTGTATATTCCTTGTGGGGTTGGAGGAGCACCAGGTGGAGTAGCTTATGGACTTAAGAGAATATTTAAAGAAAATGCTTACATATTCTTTGTAGAACCAACTCTTGCACCTTGTATGGTTCTTGGAATGGCAACAGAATTATATGAAAATATCTGTGTTCGTGATATAGGAATTTATGGATTAACTCATGCTGATGGACTTGCAGTAGGAAGAGCTTCAGGACTTGTATCTCATTTAATGGATCCAATTTTAAGTGGAATATTTACATTAGAAGATTATAAGCTTTATGATTATTTAAGATGCCTTGATAGTTCTGAAGCAAAAAGAATTGAGCCGTCTTCTTGTGCAGCATTTGAAGGACCAGTTACTTTAATGAAATATGAAGCTAGTAAAAAATATATAGAAGAAAAAATTGGTAAAAATATAGAAAATGCTTATCATATTTGTTGGGCTACTGGTGGAAGAATGGTTCCTCAAGAGGATATGGAAAAATTCTTAAAAACTCATTTAAAATAA
- a CDS encoding alanine racemase, with product MKKENLKTPAILLNMNALKNNMRVYQEMCNENKKELWPMIKTHKSKKLMEMQLEIGATGALCGTLDECEMCCEMGMKKIMYAYPVASKENIERVIELTKKTDFIIRLDNLDGAKMINEMAEKTGIVVSYTIIVDSGLHRFGVLVDNLVEFADQLKKLKNLKLRGISSHPGHVYGATCETEIQKYVDDECQTLSKAKELMIDAGYELEYITSGSTPTFSEAVKDKNINVLHPGNYVFLDSIQLSIKKAEVKDCALTVYATIISHPSEDLFICDAGAKCLGLDQGAHGNSSIVGFGTVIGHPELIVAGLSEEVGKLHIHGETNLKVGDKIEIIPNHSCSTANLCSFYTVVDNGEVVDSIPVDVRGNSFKRI from the coding sequence ATGAAAAAAGAAAATTTAAAAACACCTGCTATTTTGCTTAATATGAATGCTTTAAAAAATAATATGAGAGTATATCAAGAGATGTGTAACGAAAATAAAAAAGAATTATGGCCTATGATAAAAACTCATAAAAGTAAAAAACTTATGGAAATGCAGCTTGAAATAGGAGCGACAGGTGCTCTTTGTGGAACTCTTGATGAATGTGAAATGTGTTGTGAAATGGGTATGAAAAAAATAATGTATGCTTATCCAGTTGCAAGTAAAGAAAACATAGAAAGAGTAATTGAACTTACTAAAAAAACAGACTTTATTATAAGACTTGATAATCTTGATGGAGCTAAAATGATAAATGAGATGGCTGAAAAAACAGGAATAGTTGTAAGTTATACAATAATTGTTGATAGCGGTCTTCATCGTTTTGGTGTTTTGGTAGATAATCTTGTTGAATTTGCTGATCAGTTAAAGAAATTGAAAAATCTAAAATTAAGAGGGATTTCATCTCACCCAGGACATGTTTATGGAGCAACTTGTGAAACGGAGATTCAAAAATATGTTGATGATGAATGTCAAACTCTTTCAAAAGCAAAAGAACTTATGATTGATGCAGGATATGAGCTTGAGTATATAACAAGTGGTTCAACACCTACGTTTTCTGAAGCTGTAAAAGATAAAAATATAAATGTACTTCATCCAGGAAATTATGTATTTTTAGATAGTATTCAACTTTCTATAAAAAAAGCAGAAGTTAAAGATTGTGCTTTAACAGTTTATGCAACAATAATTTCTCATCCGAGTGAAGATTTATTTATTTGTGATGCTGGAGCTAAATGTTTAGGGCTTGATCAAGGAGCACATGGAAATAGTTCTATTGTAGGGTTTGGAACTGTGATAGGTCATCCGGAACTTATAGTTGCAGGACTTTCAGAAGAAGTTGGAAAACTTCATATTCACGGAGAAACTAATTTAAAAGTGGGGGATAAAATAGAGATAATACCTAATCATTCTTGTTCAACTGCAAACTTATGTAGCTTTTATACAGTAGTAGATAATGGGGAAGTTGTGGATAGTATTCCTGTTGATGTAAGGGGAAATAGTTTTAAAAGAATTTAG
- a CDS encoding MATE family efflux transporter, with protein sequence MKLSNDLGNDSILGLVFKLAIPTMLAQLVNLLYSIIDRMYIGHIPIVGSLALAGVGICGPIVAFLSSFGTLIGLGGSIIMSIRMGEKNNEKAKQVLANSFLALSILGVSLTIIFLLLKNRLIMLFGASEITFSYANTYLTIYTLGSFFALMAIGLNFFITCQGFPMIGMFTVIIGALTNILLDTVFIFGLKMGVAGAAWATVIAQFLSFLFAFLFLTSKKIIIPITFGGYSKDIIKKIIKFGFSPFFILATDSLILINLNAMLQKFGGSSQGDLLISGATIIQSYLLLITGPLIGLSGGTQPLLSYNYGGKNIERVKQAEKYITIFALTLTTTMFFATKYIAPYFISLFTTELSLTDISLWGIKMSVLAIIPLSFQYCFVDGFTAVGRIKTAFSLSMLRKFTYMISTFLLPIFFEAKFAFFAQPICDIVGSIASSIVFYLVFKKHLEKRLRQN encoded by the coding sequence ATGAAATTATCAAATGATTTAGGAAATGATTCTATTCTTGGACTTGTTTTTAAACTAGCTATCCCTACAATGCTAGCTCAACTTGTAAATCTTCTTTATAGTATTATTGATAGAATGTATATTGGACATATTCCTATTGTGGGAAGTTTAGCTCTTGCTGGAGTTGGAATATGTGGACCAATAGTTGCTTTTCTCTCTTCCTTTGGAACTTTAATTGGACTTGGTGGTTCTATTATAATGTCAATCAGAATGGGAGAAAAAAATAATGAAAAAGCAAAACAAGTTTTAGCAAATAGTTTTTTGGCTCTTTCTATACTAGGAGTTAGTTTGACTATTATTTTTCTTTTATTAAAAAATAGATTGATTATGCTTTTTGGAGCTAGTGAGATTACTTTTTCCTATGCTAATACATATTTGACAATCTATACTTTAGGAAGTTTTTTCGCTCTTATGGCAATTGGACTTAACTTTTTTATAACTTGCCAAGGTTTTCCAATGATAGGAATGTTTACTGTAATTATTGGGGCTTTAACTAATATTTTACTTGATACTGTTTTTATATTTGGTTTGAAAATGGGAGTGGCTGGAGCTGCTTGGGCAACCGTTATAGCTCAGTTTTTATCTTTTTTATTTGCTTTTCTTTTTTTGACTAGCAAAAAAATTATTATCCCCATAACTTTTGGAGGATATTCAAAAGACATAATTAAAAAAATAATAAAATTTGGATTTTCTCCATTTTTTATCTTAGCCACTGATAGTTTGATTTTAATCAACTTAAATGCTATGCTACAAAAATTTGGAGGTTCGTCTCAAGGAGATTTACTTATCTCTGGAGCTACTATTATTCAAAGTTATCTTTTACTTATAACAGGTCCTTTAATTGGTCTTTCTGGAGGAACTCAACCTCTTTTAAGTTATAACTACGGAGGTAAAAATATAGAAAGAGTTAAACAAGCTGAAAAATATATTACAATTTTTGCTCTTACTCTTACAACTACTATGTTCTTTGCTACAAAATATATTGCCCCTTATTTTATAAGTCTTTTTACTACTGAATTAAGTCTTACTGATATCTCTCTTTGGGGGATAAAAATGAGTGTCTTGGCAATTATTCCATTGTCATTTCAATATTGTTTTGTGGATGGATTTACGGCAGTTGGAAGAATAAAAACCGCTTTTTCTCTATCAATGTTAAGAAAATTTACTTATATGATTAGTACATTTTTATTACCTATATTTTTTGAAGCTAAATTTGCTTTTTTTGCTCAACCTATCTGTGATATTGTTGGTTCAATAGCGAGTAGTATTGTTTTCTATCTTGTATTTAAAAAACATCTCGAAAAAAGATTAAGACAAAACTAA
- the dagF gene encoding 2-dehydro-3-deoxy-phosphogluconate aldolase — protein MQTKIKFYKDRVAVNFLAKDKKNGKEVFDAIDGYTAIGVLSKQFSTVEEGIEYVKDYMQTVPVVSVGLGAGDPAQFQKAALIAAATDPGHVNQVFTGAAYAAGALKALGSENTAINVLMSPTGIVGKVKISTGELSSKEEPAIVDVDTAMAMVLDMRAQGIKYFPMGGLKSKDELKAVAEACARHGVPMMEPSGGVDLSNFKEITKICLDAGVEKVMPHIYGAVIDKETGNTKVEDVKAVYQMVKELLD, from the coding sequence ATGCAAACAAAAATAAAATTTTATAAAGACAGAGTGGCAGTTAATTTTTTAGCAAAAGATAAAAAAAATGGAAAAGAAGTTTTTGATGCAATAGATGGATATACAGCAATTGGAGTATTATCAAAACAATTTTCAACTGTAGAAGAGGGAATTGAATATGTTAAAGATTATATGCAAACAGTTCCAGTAGTTTCTGTTGGATTAGGAGCAGGAGATCCAGCACAATTTCAAAAAGCAGCATTAATAGCAGCAGCAACAGATCCAGGACACGTTAATCAAGTATTTACAGGAGCAGCTTACGCAGCAGGAGCATTGAAAGCTTTAGGATCAGAAAATACAGCAATAAATGTACTTATGAGCCCAACAGGAATAGTTGGAAAAGTAAAAATTTCTACTGGGGAACTTAGCTCAAAAGAGGAACCAGCTATTGTTGATGTAGATACAGCAATGGCAATGGTATTAGATATGAGAGCTCAAGGAATAAAATATTTTCCAATGGGTGGATTAAAATCTAAAGATGAATTAAAAGCTGTAGCAGAAGCTTGTGCAAGACACGGAGTACCAATGATGGAGCCATCAGGTGGAGTAGATTTAAGTAACTTTAAAGAAATTACAAAAATATGTTTAGACGCTGGAGTAGAAAAAGTAATGCCTCATATTTATGGTGCTGTAATAGATAAAGAAACTGGAAATACAAAGGTTGAAGATGTAAAAGCAGTATATCAAATGGTAAAGGAACTTTTAGATTAA
- a CDS encoding MATE family efflux transporter — translation MGKNILAIEKIPKLLLRFSIPAIISGLVSALYNIVDQIFIGQSVGVLGNAATNVAFPLVTVCLATSLLCGIGTASNFSLCQGRGEDEKAKKIVGNGIFFATVLGLIISIIVFLFLDNLLYFFGSTEKIFPYARTYTGITNFGIPFIILSTVMSFIIRADGSPKFSMISILSGALANTILDPIFIFGLNMGIAGAAWATVIGQIISFCCVIYYLFYKMKSFKVTKEILFSPSLDLIKNIIFLGMGPATNQLAMMIVQITLNNVLMYYGERSIYGGAIPLACVGIITKINIIFISIIIGIAQGAQPIIGFNYGAKNYERVKETFKIMLGTGITISTLAFLIFQIFPRELTSIFGDGTEEYFIFAEKYFKIFMGLTFLNAVQPMCGNFFTAIGRAKIGMIVSITRQILFLLPMIVIFPKFLEIDGVLYAGPVADFISFLMASFLVRREIKRMENMN, via the coding sequence ATGGGAAAAAATATTTTAGCAATAGAAAAAATACCAAAGTTACTTTTAAGATTTTCAATACCAGCTATAATTAGTGGGCTTGTTAGTGCTTTATATAATATTGTTGATCAAATTTTCATTGGACAAAGTGTTGGAGTCTTAGGGAATGCAGCAACTAATGTAGCATTTCCATTAGTTACAGTTTGTTTAGCAACCTCTCTTCTTTGTGGAATAGGAACAGCTTCAAATTTTAGCCTTTGTCAAGGGAGAGGCGAAGATGAAAAAGCTAAAAAAATAGTGGGAAATGGAATATTTTTTGCAACTGTCTTAGGTTTAATTATTTCAATAATAGTTTTTTTATTTTTAGATAATTTACTTTATTTTTTTGGCTCTACTGAAAAAATTTTTCCCTATGCAAGAACTTACACAGGAATAACAAATTTTGGAATACCTTTTATTATTCTCTCAACTGTGATGAGTTTTATAATCAGAGCTGACGGAAGTCCAAAATTTTCAATGATAAGTATTTTAAGTGGGGCTTTGGCAAATACTATTTTAGACCCAATATTTATTTTTGGACTTAATATGGGGATAGCTGGAGCTGCTTGGGCAACAGTTATTGGACAGATAATATCTTTTTGTTGTGTTATATACTATCTTTTTTACAAAATGAAAAGTTTTAAAGTTACGAAAGAGATTTTATTTTCACCATCTTTAGATTTAATAAAAAATATTATATTTTTGGGAATGGGACCAGCCACTAATCAACTTGCAATGATGATAGTTCAAATCACTCTTAACAATGTTTTGATGTATTATGGAGAACGCTCTATTTATGGTGGAGCTATCCCTCTTGCTTGTGTAGGAATAATAACAAAAATAAATATTATTTTTATTTCAATAATAATTGGAATAGCTCAAGGAGCTCAACCTATTATTGGATTTAATTATGGGGCAAAAAATTATGAGAGAGTAAAAGAAACTTTTAAAATTATGTTAGGAACAGGAATAACAATATCAACATTGGCTTTTTTGATATTTCAAATTTTTCCAAGAGAACTTACAAGTATATTTGGAGACGGAACAGAGGAGTATTTTATTTTTGCAGAGAAATATTTCAAAATATTTATGGGATTAACTTTTTTAAATGCTGTACAGCCAATGTGTGGAAACTTTTTCACAGCTATAGGGAGAGCAAAGATAGGAATGATAGTTTCTATAACAAGACAGATTTTATTTTTGCTTCCAATGATAGTTATTTTTCCTAAATTTTTAGAGATAGATGGAGTTTTATATGCTGGACCTGTGGCAGATTTTATCTCATTTTTAATGGCAAGTTTTTTAGTGAGAAGAGAGATAAAAAGAATGGAAAATATGAATTAA
- a CDS encoding HAD family hydrolase, whose amino-acid sequence MKRPELIIFDMDGLLLDTERIANEAWIEAGKNRDIKITGDILRKIKGGNRENSIKVLKDIINENELFDFIEEKRRIQRQIIEKKGINLKKGVFELLTFLKKENIKMVVATSSEKSIAEKELKDTKIYEYFDEFVFGDEVSNSKPHPEIFLKACDKFKVDPNETFVLEDSVLGLKAAISGGIKCIVVEDTVKFTNEENKLPFKKFEDLIKVRDFFIEFF is encoded by the coding sequence ATGAAAAGACCAGAACTTATCATTTTTGATATGGATGGGTTACTTTTAGATACTGAAAGAATTGCAAACGAGGCTTGGATAGAGGCTGGAAAAAATAGGGATATAAAAATTACGGGGGACATCCTTAGAAAAATTAAAGGTGGAAATAGAGAAAATTCTATAAAAGTTTTGAAAGATATCATTAATGAAAATGAATTATTTGACTTTATAGAAGAAAAAAGAAGAATTCAAAGACAAATAATAGAAAAAAAGGGAATAAATTTAAAAAAAGGAGTTTTTGAATTATTAACTTTTTTAAAAAAAGAAAATATAAAAATGGTAGTGGCAACATCGAGTGAAAAAAGTATAGCAGAAAAAGAATTAAAAGATACTAAAATATATGAGTATTTTGATGAATTTGTTTTTGGAGATGAGGTTAGTAATAGTAAACCACATCCTGAGATATTTTTAAAAGCTTGTGATAAGTTTAAAGTAGATCCTAACGAAACTTTTGTATTAGAAGATTCAGTTTTGGGATTGAAAGCAGCTATATCTGGGGGAATAAAATGTATAGTTGTAGAAGATACAGTTAAATTTACAAATGAAGAAAATAAGCTACCATTTAAAAAGTTTGAAGATTTAATAAAAGTTAGGGACTTTTTTATAGAATTCTTTTAG
- a CDS encoding YerC/YecD family TrpR-related protein: MNKLKNPVNDALFEAFLKLETLEECYAFFEDICTFKEIEAMGARLEAAKLLDKGNTYEEILKKINISSSTLSRVSKAFKYGTGGYKLIIDRVEEKKD, translated from the coding sequence ATGAATAAATTAAAAAATCCTGTAAATGATGCTTTATTTGAGGCTTTCTTAAAATTAGAAACTTTAGAAGAGTGTTATGCTTTTTTTGAAGATATTTGTACTTTTAAAGAGATTGAGGCAATGGGAGCAAGACTTGAAGCAGCAAAACTTTTAGATAAAGGAAATACTTATGAAGAAATTTTAAAAAAAATAAATATTTCATCTTCTACTCTTAGCCGTGTAAGTAAAGCTTTTAAATATGGAACTGGTGGATATAAACTTATTATTGATAGAGTAGAAGAAAAAAAAGATTAA